One Setaria viridis chromosome 3, Setaria_viridis_v4.0, whole genome shotgun sequence DNA window includes the following coding sequences:
- the LOC117847248 gene encoding N-terminal acetyltransferase B complex auxiliary subunit NAA25 has protein sequence MASKFGLAGGIPERRVRPIWDAVDSRQYKAALKLCTALLAKHPTSPYALALKALILERMGKPDEALSVSLNAKELLYSDNIFHFDDLTLSTLQIVFQRLDRLDLATSCYEYACTKYPSNLELMMGLFNCYVREYSYVKQQQTALKMYKTVGEERFLLWAVCSIQLQVHFTSGGVKLLALAEALLKKHINSHSLHEPEALALYISILEQQEKYDAALEVLSGDLGSLLGREEDKLRLQGRLLAQASSYAAASEIYQKVLESCPDDWESFLHYIGCLLEHDVNLPKPCTGEHTCPSCSVDSALSNKTSLSQELVESRLTSALSFVQRLQENNSSDCVRGPHLANIEIERQRCLNGNSNNTKLMEALVKYFHRFGHLFCSASDVEIYLHMLSGNEISELLDKISGSFDASSVSVNTLGLTITLFKVQELLGTLFTKSTAELQGIAKIMVDTFYKNLSLSNDLDPQESMYGEELLSMASSILVQLYWRTRNLGYLLEAILVLEFGLTVRKYVWQYKIILVHLYSYLGALPLAHKWYITLEVKNILLESVSHHILPQMLNSPFLQHAADLVKDYLKFMDDHLKESADLTCLAYRHRTYSKVIEFVQFKDRLQRSMQYLSVKSDSVTLHLKQKAEFLDEVESILGNVSHGTKLVELSNEDSMKHLTFNEDLEARPWWTPTSSVNFLSEPFDEGSTPASYRTKMCKHKSDEKDGPKLKDAERKSLVPRLVYLSMHGCTTFLREGESNGASPDVTAAGEMKTLLEKYARSIGYSFDDALSIVLGMSTGKKAVKDFAPDIVSWMSFAAFINAWNLCSNESLIPGIDQNSSNSWQIVDSLFKTCIEQHLTDARQMLTSPGNNIPLLARMVTEPISWHLLVIQSCMRSMTPQGKKKKKGGPLERPNTPHLQAIQSSVNCMADTLRSIQTWLSDQVRPEEQALDALLSHLQGSSTDGPGQISRTLDESAAAANSEIGGRIAQSLEAWSSTSVVRRIVGAGDETVAELKKICALKLKVLSSASASLSSVLH, from the exons ATGGCCAGCAAGttcgggctcgccggcggcatccCGGAGCGCCGGGTGCGGCCGATCTGGGACGCCGTCGACTCGCGCCAGTACAAGGCCGCGCTCAAGCTCTGCACCGCGCTCCTCGCCAAGCACCCCACATCCCCCTACGCGCTC GCCTTGAAGGCTCTTATTTTGGAAAGAATGGGAAAGCCTGATGAAGCATTGAGTGTGTCCCTGAATGCCAAGGAGCTGTTGTATTCTGACAACATTTTTCATTTTGATGATCTCACGCTTAGTACTCTACAGATAGTATTTCAAAGACTTGACCGAT TGGATCTTGCTACTTCGTGCTATGAGTATGCCTGTACAAAGTACCCAAGTAACTTGGAATTAATGATGGGCCTTTTTAATTGCTATGTTAGAGAGTACTCATATGTGAAGCAACAGCAG ACAGCTCTCAAAATGTACAAAACTGTAGGAGAAGAAAGGTTTTTGCTTTGGGCAGTTTGCAGCATTCAGCTGCAG GTACATTTTACCAGTGGAGGTGTGAAATTATTGGCACTAGCTGAAGCATTGCTTAAGAAACACATAAATTCTCATAGTTTACATGAGCCAGAAg CACTTGCTCTCTACATTTCAATTTTGGAACAACAGGAAAAGTACGATGCTGCTTTGGAAGTTCTTTCTGGAGACTTGGGATCTCTTCTGGGAAGGGAGGAGGACAAGCTTCGTTTGCAG GGGCGTCTTCTTGCTCAAGCAAGTAGCTATGCTGCTGCTTCGGAGATATATCAGAAGGTCCTCGAGTCTTG TCCTGATGACTGGGAGTCCTTTCTCCATTATATAGGATGTTTGCTGGAGCATGATGTGAATTTGCCTAAACCATGCACTGGCGAACACACTTGTCCTTCCTGCTCTGTTGATTCAGCATTGTCCAACAAGACTTCTCTTAGCCAGGAGCTG GTTGAATCTCGCCTTACAAGTGCACTATCATTTGTGCAAAGGCTACAAGAAAATAACTCAAGTGATTGTGTCAGAGGACCTCATTTAGCTAATATTGAAATTGAACGGCAACGGTGCCTCAACGGAAACTCAAACAATACCAAACTTATGGAAGCTTTGGTGAAGTACTTCCACAG ATTTGGTCATCTGTTTTGCTCAGCATCTGATGTTGAAATTTACCTTCATATGCTATCTGGCAATGAGATATCCGAGCTGCTAGATAAAATTTCTGGATCTTTTGATGCATCATCAGTTTCAGTTAACACACTGGGTTTGACAATTACTCTTTTCAAGGTTCAAGAACTTTTGGGAACTTTATTCACAAAATCAACTGCAG AACTCCAGGGCATTGCAAAAATAATGGTTGATACATTTTATAAAAACTTGTCTCTCTCAAATGACTTGGATCCTCAGGAAAGCATGTATGGTGAAGAACTTCTGTCTATGGCTAGCAGTATTCTTGTGCAG CTATACTGGCGCACAAGGAACTTAGGATACTTACTGGAAGCAATTTTGGTACTGGAGTTTGGATTGACTGTTCGCAA GTACGTCTGGCAATACAAGATTATTCTGGTGCATCTGTACTCTTACCTGGGGGCTCTTCCATTAGCACATAAATG GTACATAACCTTGgaagtgaaaaacattcttctAGAGTCTGTCTCGCACCACATCTTGCCACAAATGTTAAATTCCCCCTTCTTGCAACATGCTGCTGATCTTGTTAAGGATTATTTGAAATTCATGGATGATCATTTGAAAGAATCTGCTGATCTTACATGTCTCGCGTATAGACACCGTACTTACTCAAAG GTAATTGAGTTTGTTCAGTTTAAAGACCGCTTGCAACGCTCCATGCAGTATCTTTCTGTAAAATCAGATTCGGTGACGTTACATCTGAAGCAGAAGGCTGAGTTTCTTGATGAAGTGGAG TCTATTCTTGGAAATGTGAGCCATGGAACAAAGTTGGTAGAGCTATCTAATGAGGATAGCATGAAACACTTAACCTTCAATGAAGACCTTGAGGCGCGGCCTTGGTGGACGCCAACAAGCAGTGTTAATTTCCTTTCAG AACCATTTGATGAAGGCTCAACACCTGCAAGCTATAGGACCAAAATG TGCAAGCACAAATCTGATGAGAAGGATGGTCCAAAGCTGAAAGATGCAGAGAGAAAGTCTCTTGTTCCTCGACTTGTTTATCTTTCCATGCATGGTTGCACAACTTTTCTCAGGGAGGGTGAATCAAACGGTGCTTCCCCTGATGTAACTGCTGCTGGGGAGATGAAAACTTTGCTTGAGAAATATGCCAGGAGCATTGGTTACTCATTTGATGATGCTCTAAGCATAGTTCTGGGTATGTCAACTGGCAAGAAGGCTGTCAAG GATTTTGCTCCTGATATAGTCAGCTGGATGAGCTTTGCTGCATTTATCAATGCTTGGAACTTGTGTTCTAATGAGTCGTTGATCCCTGGAATTGACCAGAACAGCTCAAATTCTTGGCAGATTGTGGATAGCCTGTTCAAAACCTGCATAGAGCAGCATCTGACTGATGCCAGGCAAATGCTTACTTCTCCAGGAAACAATATTCCACTTCTAGCACGGATGGTTACAGAACCCATTTCCTGGCATCTTCTGGTAATCCAATCCTGTATGAGATCTATGACTCCacaagggaagaagaagaagaaaggcggTCCATTGGAGCGACCAAACACCCCTCACTTGCAGGCAATTCAGAGCTCCGTTAACTGCATGGCTGACACCCTTCGGAGCATCCAAACATGGTTATCAGATCAAGTGAGGCCAGAGGAGCAAGCTCTGGATGCCCTACTGTCACATTTGCAAGGATCCAGCACTGATGGCCCTGGACAGATCTCCCGTACCTTGGACGAGAGCGCAGCGGCGGCCAACTCTGAAATCGGTGGCCGGATCGCCCAGTCTCTGGAAGCATGGAGCTCCACCAGCGTGGTGAGGAGAATCGTGGGGGCTGGGGACGAGACGGTAGCCGAGTTGAAGAAGATATGTGCCCTGAAGCTGAAGGTGCTTTCGTCAGCATCGGCTTCTCTGTCTTCGGTGTTGCACTAG